A single genomic interval of Fibrobacter sp. UWB13 harbors:
- a CDS encoding glutaminyl-peptide cyclotransferase — protein MFRSISFCAFLVFALLSAYAEAPRVVPTILDSVPHEMSHFTQGLSFDGKDLIETTGQYGQSGLYRRTLDGKILDSARIEDRYFGEGSVVLGDEIYYLTWKSHKAFIYSRKPFKKKGEFRIPTEGWGLTLWRDQLLMSNGSDELLQIAPGGFAVSGIIKVTDGRYSIKLLNELEVVGNFLYANIWQTGLIAEIELPSGNVLRYIDFSKKAGEIRENFPNADVLNGIAYDGKDFWITGKLWPQIYKVKF, from the coding sequence ATGTTTAGAAGTATATCTTTTTGTGCTTTTCTCGTCTTTGCTCTCTTGTCTGCCTATGCCGAGGCTCCGCGTGTTGTGCCGACGATTCTCGATTCTGTGCCACACGAAATGTCTCACTTTACGCAGGGGCTATCGTTTGATGGCAAGGATTTGATTGAAACTACGGGGCAGTATGGGCAATCGGGGCTGTATCGTCGTACACTCGATGGAAAAATCTTAGATTCCGCTCGCATTGAAGATCGCTATTTTGGCGAGGGCTCCGTTGTGCTTGGTGACGAGATTTACTACCTCACATGGAAATCGCACAAGGCTTTTATTTATTCTCGCAAGCCGTTCAAAAAGAAGGGGGAGTTCCGTATTCCGACCGAAGGCTGGGGACTTACGCTTTGGCGTGACCAGCTTTTGATGAGTAATGGTTCCGATGAACTTTTGCAAATTGCTCCGGGTGGCTTTGCGGTGTCGGGAATCATTAAAGTAACTGACGGTCGTTATTCAATCAAGCTCTTGAATGAACTTGAAGTCGTTGGAAATTTTTTGTACGCAAACATTTGGCAGACGGGCTTGATTGCAGAAATCGAGCTCCCAAGTGGGAATGTGCTCCGCTACATCGATTTTTCGAAAAAAGCGGGGGAGATTCGAGAAAATTTCCCCAACGCCGATGTCTTGAACGGCATTGCCTATGATGGCAAGGATTTCTGGATCACAGGCAAGCTCTGGCCGCAGATTTATAAAGTCAAGTTTTAG
- a CDS encoding DUF4416 family protein, with the protein MGEIRTPAKVKIIVGILAKDAESVEAVRGVLKSRFGEEDLNLEPFPFTFTNYYKEEIGEAPVRAFFSYENLVDRETIVDIKLWTNDIELEIAKANGTPGLRPVNLDPGYMTLGQFFLATTKDQRQRVYMQRGIFVEPTLYFQDGHFHAFDWTYRDYQSENYIKYLEEVRKRLAYQMTTGRPYSQRNKK; encoded by the coding sequence ATGGGTGAAATAAGAACTCCTGCCAAAGTGAAAATCATCGTTGGCATTCTCGCAAAAGATGCCGAATCCGTAGAAGCGGTCCGCGGAGTGCTCAAATCGCGTTTCGGCGAAGAAGACCTGAACTTGGAACCGTTCCCGTTCACATTCACCAACTACTACAAAGAAGAAATTGGCGAAGCGCCGGTACGCGCGTTCTTTAGCTACGAGAACCTCGTTGACCGCGAAACGATTGTCGACATCAAGCTTTGGACAAATGACATTGAACTTGAAATTGCAAAAGCAAACGGGACTCCGGGACTGCGCCCTGTGAATCTCGATCCGGGCTACATGACGCTTGGGCAGTTTTTTTTGGCAACGACCAAGGATCAACGCCAACGCGTTTACATGCAGCGCGGGATTTTCGTGGAGCCGACGCTTTATTTCCAGGACGGGCACTTTCACGCTTTCGATTGGACGTATCGCGACTACCAAAGCGAGAACTACATCAAGTATCTCGAAGAGGTGCGCAAGCGCCTCGCCTACCAAATGACCACAGGAAGACCGTATAGTCAAAGAAACAAGAAATAA
- a CDS encoding DMT family protein — translation MKAGIFTILLLCCSNIFMTFAWYGNLKLKEMHISTDWPLILVILASWGIALLEYSFMIPANNIGSRINGGPFSLMQLKIIQEAISLTVFTTIAVTVFHTETLQWNHIVAFLFIIAAVFFAFLK, via the coding sequence ATGAAAGCTGGTATTTTTACAATTCTCCTTCTCTGCTGTTCCAACATCTTCATGACGTTCGCTTGGTACGGCAATCTCAAACTTAAAGAAATGCACATCAGCACCGATTGGCCGCTGATTCTCGTGATTCTTGCTTCGTGGGGCATCGCACTCCTGGAGTACAGTTTCATGATTCCCGCGAATAACATCGGGAGCCGCATCAACGGTGGTCCGTTCAGCTTGATGCAATTGAAAATCATTCAGGAAGCCATTTCGCTTACAGTGTTCACGACAATTGCAGTCACGGTGTTCCATACGGAAACACTCCAATGGAATCACATTGTCGCTTTCTTGTTCATCATTGCAGCTGTTTTCTTTGCTTTCTTGAAGTAA
- a CDS encoding fibronectin type III domain-containing protein → MNIKWKLSLATAFLFALGACSSSSSSSAEDDTEYSSAGGSSKDAKSSSSNSKICKSVSETLAAPTNLQVVENGENKWVLIWDYTPNDERLESGFLIEVLNMSDKQPKWKTFDSTNAEVVMYNLSGASNADKYYRVSAMDECGVSKASDMVEIIGDSSTATTNANLAVPSNLKLENLGDNMWQLSWSYTNNENRPEQGFKLQSLNLDDKSPKWSDDGTTNKGVHVVKIDGNKKGGLLYHVAAKDDKGVSEYSEEITIPRVSDSTSTSNSMDLAVPTNLKLDSIDVSKYKLSWSYTDNTNRPENGFKLQSLNLEDKKPSWAVMDSTNKGVYMIIIDATKKGGYYVRVAAKDSKGVSKYSSEIEIPKISKKTNVAEPPADIALTRIAPSVWELSWSYSASDENPDRKFIIQSSKLKDFKWVSVASNIKGNVRNYYIQGRDKIESYYRMAVVNDGDTSAYSDVIQLTPEIKYRDYMALEVPVPSEKFVLGYTTAYEADKDTATKDDITFINARATYTITDNFISKYIVESEYTDTAYYEARWFTSLEQYNYYKGSCEGKKKGDKCDSCYWVEPFPYEEPSITKRFDETDFVDKAKTKTIFASCEESSGYDADEHSLLYSASTSADKWEEIMAHETGMSMCIPGYVRGICDYYVQIRIVWKDVNGETDWSEWTQPFNISDISGADDLCNPSK, encoded by the coding sequence ATGAACATAAAATGGAAATTAAGTCTGGCGACAGCGTTTCTTTTTGCGTTGGGCGCATGCTCTAGCTCGTCTTCGTCATCTGCAGAAGACGATACTGAATATTCGTCCGCAGGAGGATCTTCCAAAGATGCAAAATCTTCCTCATCCAATTCTAAGATTTGTAAGTCTGTTTCTGAAACTTTAGCCGCACCTACAAATTTGCAGGTGGTCGAGAATGGCGAAAACAAGTGGGTCCTTATTTGGGATTATACCCCCAATGACGAACGTCTCGAGTCTGGCTTCCTTATTGAAGTTCTCAATATGTCGGATAAGCAGCCTAAGTGGAAAACTTTTGACTCAACCAATGCAGAAGTGGTCATGTATAACTTGTCTGGTGCATCTAATGCCGATAAGTACTATCGCGTATCTGCTATGGATGAATGTGGCGTTTCCAAGGCAAGCGACATGGTTGAAATTATTGGAGATAGCTCAACGGCTACGACTAACGCAAACCTTGCAGTCCCGTCGAATCTTAAGCTTGAAAACCTCGGCGACAACATGTGGCAGCTCTCCTGGAGCTATACAAATAATGAAAATCGTCCAGAACAGGGTTTTAAGCTCCAGAGCTTGAATCTCGATGACAAGAGCCCGAAGTGGTCTGATGACGGAACGACTAACAAGGGAGTTCATGTCGTAAAGATTGATGGTAATAAGAAGGGTGGCTTGCTTTACCATGTGGCTGCTAAGGATGATAAGGGTGTTTCCGAATACTCTGAAGAAATTACGATTCCTCGTGTCTCCGATAGCACAAGTACTTCGAACAGTATGGATCTGGCGGTCCCCACAAATCTGAAGCTGGACTCTATCGATGTTAGTAAGTACAAACTTTCTTGGAGCTATACGGACAATACGAATCGTCCTGAAAATGGTTTCAAGTTGCAGAGCCTTAATTTGGAAGACAAGAAACCGTCCTGGGCTGTCATGGATTCGACAAACAAGGGCGTGTACATGATTATTATCGATGCCACGAAGAAGGGTGGCTACTATGTTCGTGTTGCCGCTAAGGATTCCAAGGGCGTTTCGAAATATTCCTCTGAAATTGAAATTCCTAAGATTAGCAAGAAAACAAACGTTGCTGAACCCCCGGCTGATATTGCTCTTACTCGTATTGCGCCGAGCGTTTGGGAATTGAGCTGGAGCTACAGTGCATCCGATGAAAATCCGGATCGTAAATTCATCATCCAGAGCTCAAAGCTTAAGGATTTCAAGTGGGTGAGTGTCGCTTCTAACATCAAGGGCAATGTGCGTAACTACTATATTCAGGGACGCGACAAGATTGAAAGCTATTACCGTATGGCTGTTGTCAATGACGGTGATACGTCTGCCTATAGCGATGTTATCCAGCTGACTCCGGAAATCAAGTACCGCGATTACATGGCTCTTGAAGTTCCTGTGCCGTCTGAAAAATTTGTTTTGGGCTACACCACAGCATACGAAGCGGATAAGGACACTGCAACGAAGGATGATATCACTTTTATTAATGCAAGGGCTACTTATACCATAACGGATAATTTTATCAGTAAGTATATCGTTGAATCGGAATATACGGATACGGCTTATTACGAAGCTCGTTGGTTTACTTCTCTTGAACAGTATAATTACTACAAGGGTTCTTGCGAAGGAAAGAAAAAAGGCGATAAGTGTGATAGCTGCTATTGGGTTGAACCGTTCCCGTATGAAGAACCGTCTATTACGAAGCGCTTCGATGAAACCGATTTTGTTGACAAAGCTAAAACGAAAACCATATTTGCTTCTTGCGAGGAAAGTTCTGGTTATGACGCTGACGAACATTCCCTATTGTATAGTGCGTCCACGTCGGCTGATAAATGGGAAGAAATCATGGCTCATGAAACTGGTATGTCGATGTGTATTCCTGGCTATGTCCGTGGTATTTGCGACTACTACGTACAAATCCGTATTGTCTGGAAGGACGTTAATGGAGAAACCGACTGGAGTGAATGGACGCAACCGTTTAACATTTCGGACATCTCTGGTGCGGATGATCTCTGCAACCCGAGCAAATAA
- a CDS encoding family 43 glycosylhydrolase, protein MIRCSKISTIAFVLAVLSFEAAFAADWYAKETRWAGHDPDIIRYEDGYALATTDNHMLMQFSEDALNWKNGDPAMPEFSKWLYKYAPNMIDIWAPDIHYIGGEYRMYYCGSEMGIRSSGMGFMSSKEIDPTKPGYGWTDQGEVIHTVKSDSYNAIDAAVLKDNDGKVWMAFGSWGTGIHILELDEKTGKVKDGAKMQNIANRGGAGVEGASLIEHNGKYFLFTAWDNCCKKGADLENNSYKTTVGRSNRIDGGYVDRSGKALLNGGGTILLSRYGRYYGPAGGEAFEDVNRQRFVNHYYDKNDGGNSYIQVRDIVWTDDNWPELGQPFMGRYLSAEAEHGILTHVDISSSSKASNGEFCAYINYDDSKIRLPMIIPQAGDYLIRYRYDNNWTEDGANGSSHFVDINGKTQEVQLPLTGAWSEFPEKSVVYIPTKLKRGSNFIEITKGKHYAELDRLDFLRIIRDTIPANGFDNGIRVRLTDNDEFAIKDGGYAIFENVITDSIVDVGVSVQVKNSAGGTLSLRSESKKGDVISKCELPTAGDSKWTDVQCSNLPKLKGIQDFYLTAEGLGGETLVGNIKFGKAADSSSVGLYDNPRVASAAHSGLNITFDRGSQTIYLSMDAPWSLFDMNGVVIKSGFGREIHANAMPRGLYFIRSGNQGLRFRL, encoded by the coding sequence ATGATTCGTTGTTCTAAAATTTCCACCATTGCATTTGTTCTCGCTGTCCTCTCGTTTGAGGCCGCGTTTGCCGCTGATTGGTATGCCAAGGAAACCCGCTGGGCGGGCCATGATCCGGACATCATCCGTTACGAGGACGGCTATGCGCTTGCGACGACGGACAACCACATGCTCATGCAGTTTTCTGAAGACGCGTTGAACTGGAAAAATGGCGACCCCGCCATGCCTGAATTTTCGAAGTGGCTTTATAAATACGCCCCGAACATGATTGATATTTGGGCGCCGGATATTCATTACATCGGCGGAGAATATCGCATGTACTATTGCGGTTCCGAAATGGGCATCCGCTCGTCGGGCATGGGCTTCATGTCGAGTAAGGAAATCGACCCGACAAAGCCAGGCTACGGCTGGACGGACCAGGGCGAGGTGATTCACACGGTCAAGAGTGATTCGTACAACGCAATTGATGCAGCGGTGCTGAAGGACAACGATGGCAAGGTCTGGATGGCGTTTGGTTCGTGGGGAACGGGTATCCACATTCTCGAACTGGACGAAAAAACGGGTAAGGTGAAAGACGGCGCGAAAATGCAGAATATCGCAAACCGCGGTGGCGCAGGCGTCGAAGGCGCAAGCCTCATTGAACACAATGGCAAATATTTCCTCTTTACCGCTTGGGACAACTGCTGTAAAAAAGGTGCAGACCTCGAAAACAATTCTTACAAGACAACGGTCGGGCGCTCCAACCGCATTGATGGTGGATATGTGGACCGCAGCGGCAAGGCTCTCTTGAATGGCGGTGGTACGATTCTCCTCAGCCGTTACGGACGCTACTACGGGCCTGCGGGCGGTGAAGCTTTTGAGGACGTGAACCGCCAACGCTTTGTGAATCACTATTACGATAAGAATGATGGCGGTAATTCTTACATACAAGTGCGCGATATCGTGTGGACCGACGACAATTGGCCGGAACTTGGTCAACCGTTTATGGGGCGTTACCTGAGTGCCGAAGCGGAACACGGCATCTTGACGCATGTCGATATTTCGAGCAGCTCCAAGGCTTCGAACGGAGAATTTTGCGCTTACATCAATTACGATGACAGCAAGATTCGCTTGCCGATGATTATCCCGCAGGCGGGCGATTACCTTATCCGTTACCGTTACGACAACAACTGGACCGAAGATGGCGCAAACGGCAGCTCGCATTTTGTGGACATCAATGGCAAGACGCAAGAAGTGCAGTTGCCGTTGACTGGTGCCTGGAGTGAATTCCCTGAAAAGTCCGTCGTGTACATCCCGACAAAGCTTAAACGCGGATCAAACTTCATTGAAATCACGAAGGGCAAACATTACGCTGAACTTGACCGCCTCGATTTTTTGCGCATTATCCGCGATACAATCCCGGCAAATGGCTTTGACAACGGCATCCGCGTGCGCCTCACGGACAATGATGAATTTGCCATCAAGGATGGTGGCTATGCGATTTTCGAGAATGTGATTACCGACTCCATTGTAGACGTTGGCGTCAGCGTTCAGGTGAAAAATAGCGCGGGCGGCACGCTCTCGCTCCGCTCCGAAAGTAAAAAAGGTGATGTGATTTCTAAATGCGAATTGCCGACCGCAGGTGATTCCAAGTGGACTGACGTGCAATGTTCAAACTTGCCGAAACTCAAGGGCATACAGGACTTTTACCTTACGGCAGAAGGCCTCGGTGGCGAAACTCTTGTTGGGAACATCAAGTTCGGGAAGGCGGCGGACTCAAGTTCAGTCGGACTTTACGACAATCCTCGCGTAGCTTCTGCGGCGCATTCTGGACTCAACATCACTTTTGATCGCGGTTCCCAAACGATTTATCTCTCGATGGATGCCCCTTGGTCGCTGTTTGACATGAACGGCGTTGTAATCAAGTCTGGTTTTGGTCGCGAAATTCATGCAAATGCTATGCCTCGTGGTTTGTATTTTATTCGTTCCGGCAACCAAGGTCTGCGCTTTAGGCTGTAA
- a CDS encoding family 43 glycosylhydrolase, which yields MKVLNFTNLVSGAKLATLATIGAFGVSAVSAADWYAKDNLQPGHDPSMVRFEDGYALMSTNNNLQLWTSEDAYTWRDHKSTVSKIPQWAYTYAPTTEGIWAPDIYYMNGEYRVYYCVSVFGKRTSAIGYQSTKSIVPGTTDYGWTDHGHVFHTVASDKYNAIDADVVRDTEGNYWMAFGSFGLGIQLIKLDAKTGNQASDDKTVYNIARRTSKASGGAEEGPSLIEHGGKYFLFTAWDKCCQQGPTIEQTTYKTAYGRADKVTGPYKDRAGYDMANGGGTILMERYGRYVGPGGGEAFQDLNRVRFVHHYYDLNGDKYNHIHIRDVVFTEDNWAEMGQPFLGRYLSAEVEHGALTRAVSGDLAITRSNTASNGEYLAYINTAGSKIRLPMNIMQAGDYLLRYRYANGGEGDATHKVTVNGKSQTVTLPPTGSWGTFPEKSIVMIPATLKRGGNFIEIEPQPNGFFSELDRIDFLRVIRDTIPANGFDNGIRVRLTDKDEFAIKDGGYAIFENVVTDSIKSTEVAIEVKSLTGGKLSIRDGKKDGTVLSECELVAANEKSTAKGWTTVNCSNLKSLGGIKDFYLTASGVSGEAIVGNILFKSAPLPESSSSSAVAESSSSEMVVSSSSESPVALPIVRPSLNYSIAKIPNGYRVHFDNAGAHQAYLLNPMGQIVSHQKTNGSDIEFNNLPKGRFIVKVK from the coding sequence ACGGTTACGCCCTCATGAGCACGAACAATAATTTGCAACTGTGGACATCCGAAGATGCTTACACGTGGCGCGACCACAAGTCAACGGTGAGCAAAATCCCACAGTGGGCTTACACTTATGCGCCTACGACCGAGGGCATCTGGGCACCTGACATTTATTACATGAACGGTGAATACCGCGTGTATTACTGCGTTTCCGTTTTCGGCAAGCGCACGTCTGCCATTGGCTATCAGTCCACGAAGTCGATTGTGCCTGGCACGACGGATTATGGCTGGACGGACCATGGCCACGTTTTCCATACGGTGGCGTCGGACAAGTACAATGCGATTGATGCCGATGTCGTTCGCGATACCGAAGGCAATTATTGGATGGCGTTTGGTTCGTTCGGTCTTGGAATCCAGTTGATTAAGTTGGATGCAAAGACGGGCAATCAGGCGAGCGATGACAAGACTGTCTATAACATTGCTCGCCGTACAAGCAAGGCAAGCGGTGGTGCCGAAGAAGGACCGAGTCTCATTGAACACGGGGGCAAGTATTTCCTCTTTACGGCTTGGGACAAGTGCTGTCAGCAAGGTCCGACCATTGAACAGACAACGTACAAGACCGCTTATGGTCGTGCTGATAAAGTAACCGGTCCGTACAAAGATCGCGCAGGTTACGATATGGCGAATGGCGGTGGCACAATTCTTATGGAACGTTATGGTCGCTACGTGGGTCCAGGCGGCGGCGAAGCCTTCCAAGACTTGAACCGCGTGCGTTTTGTGCATCACTATTACGATTTGAATGGCGATAAGTACAATCACATTCACATCCGTGATGTTGTGTTTACCGAGGATAACTGGGCTGAGATGGGACAGCCCTTCCTCGGACGTTACTTGAGTGCCGAAGTCGAACATGGCGCTTTGACACGTGCGGTTTCGGGCGACCTTGCGATCACTCGCAGCAATACCGCTTCGAACGGCGAATATCTCGCTTACATCAATACGGCGGGCTCCAAGATTCGTTTGCCGATGAACATCATGCAGGCGGGCGATTACTTGCTGCGCTACCGCTATGCAAACGGCGGCGAAGGCGATGCTACGCACAAAGTCACCGTCAATGGCAAGTCGCAAACCGTGACGCTCCCGCCGACAGGTTCTTGGGGCACGTTCCCGGAAAAGTCTATCGTGATGATTCCAGCGACACTCAAGCGCGGTGGCAACTTCATCGAAATTGAACCGCAACCGAACGGATTCTTCTCGGAACTGGACCGCATCGACTTCTTGCGCGTGATTCGCGATACGATTCCGGCAAACGGCTTTGATAACGGCATTCGCGTGCGCCTCACGGACAAGGATGAATTTGCTATCAAGGACGGCGGTTACGCCATTTTCGAAAACGTCGTGACGGATTCCATCAAGTCTACGGAAGTGGCAATCGAGGTGAAAAGTCTTACTGGCGGCAAACTCAGCATTCGCGATGGCAAGAAGGACGGAACCGTTCTTTCGGAATGCGAACTGGTGGCTGCGAACGAAAAATCTACGGCTAAAGGTTGGACGACTGTGAATTGCTCGAACCTCAAGAGCCTCGGCGGTATCAAGGACTTTTATTTGACTGCTTCGGGCGTCTCTGGCGAAGCGATTGTCGGAAACATTCTCTTCAAGAGTGCCCCCTTGCCGGAATCAAGTTCTAGCAGTGCTGTTGCGGAATCTAGCTCCAGCGAAATGGTTGTGAGCAGTTCGAGCGAATCTCCTGTGGCACTCCCGATAGTCCGTCCGTCATTGAACTATTCGATTGCCAAAATTCCTAACGGCTACCGCGTACACTTTGATAATGCCGGCGCTCATCAGGCTTACCTCTTGAATCCGATGGGACAAATTGTCTCCCACCAAAAAACTAATGGTAGTGACATTGAATTTAATAACCTTCCCAAAGGCAGATTCATTGTCAAGGTGAAATAA